From Virgibacillus ihumii, the proteins below share one genomic window:
- a CDS encoding YesL family protein: MNNTSGFIYSIMEWVTRFAYVNLLWITFTVAGGVILGIFPATTAMFAVVRKWLTGNAEIPIFKTFWNFFKSDFLKSNLLGLFITGLGAIIVVDFLFIQVNVDDLLRLTYLPLYAFMILFLLFLFYIFPAFVHYDLKLGKTIKNAFLIMLISPLHSFLIVVCLVSVYFIMEALPALPFIFGASTYAFITMWLCLNTFTKIEKKAETTNSNNAAK; this comes from the coding sequence ATGAATAATACAAGCGGTTTTATTTATAGCATAATGGAATGGGTTACAAGATTTGCATACGTAAATTTGCTATGGATCACATTTACTGTCGCTGGCGGCGTAATCTTAGGTATATTCCCCGCTACAACAGCGATGTTCGCCGTGGTCCGAAAATGGTTAACAGGAAATGCAGAGATTCCAATCTTTAAAACGTTTTGGAACTTTTTCAAAAGTGACTTTCTGAAAAGTAATTTACTCGGATTGTTTATTACAGGACTTGGTGCAATAATCGTTGTCGATTTCCTGTTTATACAGGTAAATGTAGACGATTTACTGAGATTAACGTATTTGCCGCTATATGCCTTTATGATTTTGTTTTTACTGTTTCTTTTTTATATCTTTCCAGCGTTTGTTCATTACGACCTGAAACTGGGAAAAACCATCAAAAATGCGTTTCTGATAATGTTAATTTCCCCGCTCCACAGCTTTTTGATTGTTGTATGTCTTGTATCCGTCTACTTCATTATGGAAGCACTGCCGGCACTGCCATTTATTTTTGGTGCAAGCACGTATGCATTTATTACGATGTGGCTCTGCCTAAATACATTTACAAAGATTGAAAAAAAGGCAGAAACCACCAACAGTAATAACGCTGCCAAATAG
- a CDS encoding glycoside hydrolase family 43 protein — MSTIQNPILTGFNPDPSICRAGEDYYIAVSTFEWFPGVGIYHSKDLKNWRLIARPLNRLSQLNMMGNPDSGGIWAPALSYSDGKFWLIYTDVKVTEGSWKDCHNYLVTCDTIDGEWSEPVYLNSSGFDPSLFHDDDGRKYITNMLWDHRSGNHNFYGIVLQEYSPNEQKLVGKAEVIFKGTDVKLTEAPHLYKMNGYYYLLTAEGGTKFEHQATIARSKDLHGSYEVHPENPLITSWPYPRNPMQKAGHSSIIQTHTDEWFLVFLTGRPLPKEGQPLLNPRGFCPLGRETAIQRLEWKDDWPYVVGGNQPAAAIEGPAIEEVKWGKDYDEKDDFDAPKLNPHLQTLRIPLGGDALSLTDNPGHLRLYGKESLTSKFTQAYVARRWQHFNFTAETKVAFAPNSFQQSAGLVNYYNTQNWTSLQISWHEEKGRVLELMTCDNFTFENPLKDSEIVVPEGVDYVYMRVDVQTNIYEYSYSFDGADWMKVPIHFHSYKLSDDYIQGGGFFTGAFVGMQCQDTSGQNKHADFDYFLYREKE, encoded by the coding sequence CAAAATCCAATTTTGACAGGATTCAACCCTGATCCGAGCATCTGCCGGGCGGGGGAAGATTATTATATCGCTGTTTCTACGTTTGAGTGGTTTCCGGGGGTCGGGATATATCATTCCAAGGATCTGAAAAACTGGCGGCTGATTGCAAGACCACTTAACAGGCTGAGCCAGTTGAATATGATGGGAAATCCTGACTCCGGAGGTATTTGGGCACCAGCGCTATCCTATAGTGATGGTAAGTTCTGGCTGATTTATACGGATGTCAAGGTTACAGAAGGGAGCTGGAAAGACTGTCATAACTATCTTGTAACGTGCGATACGATTGATGGCGAGTGGTCAGAACCGGTTTATTTAAACAGTTCCGGATTTGATCCGTCATTATTCCACGATGATGACGGGAGAAAGTATATAACCAATATGCTTTGGGATCATCGTTCAGGTAACCACAATTTTTACGGGATCGTGCTTCAGGAGTACAGTCCGAATGAGCAAAAGCTTGTTGGAAAGGCAGAAGTGATTTTTAAAGGGACCGATGTAAAGCTGACCGAGGCACCACATCTATATAAAATGAACGGATATTATTACTTATTGACTGCTGAGGGTGGGACGAAGTTTGAGCACCAAGCTACCATTGCTCGTTCAAAGGACTTGCATGGGTCATATGAGGTGCATCCGGAAAATCCGTTGATTACATCGTGGCCATATCCGAGAAATCCAATGCAGAAAGCCGGGCATTCTTCCATCATTCAAACACATACAGATGAGTGGTTTTTGGTCTTTTTAACCGGGAGACCGCTGCCGAAAGAGGGGCAGCCGTTATTGAATCCACGTGGGTTCTGTCCGCTTGGAAGAGAAACGGCTATTCAACGACTGGAGTGGAAAGACGACTGGCCGTATGTAGTTGGCGGAAATCAGCCAGCTGCAGCAATTGAAGGGCCTGCGATTGAAGAAGTGAAATGGGGAAAAGATTACGACGAAAAAGATGATTTTGACGCGCCTAAATTGAACCCTCATTTGCAGACATTACGTATTCCGCTCGGTGGGGATGCACTTTCATTAACGGATAATCCCGGTCATCTGCGGTTATACGGAAAAGAGTCGTTAACATCGAAGTTCACGCAGGCATATGTGGCACGTCGCTGGCAGCACTTTAATTTTACGGCAGAAACAAAGGTGGCATTTGCCCCGAACAGTTTTCAGCAGTCTGCAGGGCTGGTGAATTATTATAATACACAGAACTGGACATCTTTACAGATCTCCTGGCATGAAGAAAAGGGCAGAGTGCTCGAACTGATGACGTGTGATAATTTCACTTTCGAAAATCCGCTAAAGGACAGCGAAATCGTTGTACCTGAGGGTGTGGATTATGTTTATATGCGTGTTGACGTTCAGACCAATATATACGAGTATTCCTATTCGTTTGACGGTGCGGACTGGATGAAGGTTCCAATTCATTTCCATTCCTATAAGCTTTCGGATGATTACATTCAAGGCGGCGGGTTTTTTACCGGTGCATTTGTTGGGATGCAGTGCCAGGATACGTCAGGACAGAATAAGCATGCCGACTTTGATTACTTCTTGTACAGAGAAAAGGAATAA